Genomic DNA from Haloarcula marina:
TGCCGCCGATGATGAGTGCTTCCATGGTCGTGCCTCTCGGGCGGGACCTGTATAGTTGTGGGACGGGTCCGGGCGTAACGATTTTCACGCCGTTCGGCGTGGTTCGACTCGAGACATGACCGAGTACGAAGTCGTCATCATCGGTGCGGGACCGGACCCGTCGAACCCCTCTGTCGACGGGTTCGCGATGGGGTATCGACACGCCGAAGCGTTCGAGAACGACGGCCGGTGCGAGGTGGTCGGCGTCGCGGACATCGTTCCCGAGAACGGGGCCGCCTTCGCGGCGACGTTCGACCTGCCCGAGTCGGCCGTCTACGAGGAGTACGAGACGATGCTGGCCGAACTGGACCCCGACATCGCCACGGTCGCGGTGCCGCCAGCGGTCCACCACGACGTGGTCGTCGGCTGTGCCCGGAGCGATACCGTCGACGCAATCCACTGCGAGAAACCGATGGCGACCAGTTGGGGCGACGCCCAGACGATGGTCCAAGGGTGCTGGCGGCGCGACGTGCAACTCACCTTCAACCGCCAGCGCCGCTTCGGCAAGCCGTTCGTCGAGGCGAAGCGACTGCTCGACGACGGGGAAATCGGCGACTTGCGCCGGGTCGAGATTACGTGGGGCGACTTCTACGACACCGGCGCGCACACCGTCGACTTGGCGGGGATGTTCAACGACGAACGCCCCGCGGAGTGGGTGCTGGCCGCCCTCGATTACCGCGAGGAGGACGTACGCTTTGGCACCCATCAGGAGAACCAGATGTGGGCGCAGTGGCGCTACGACAACGGCGTCTACGGCACGCTCTCGGGCGGGACGGGGAGCGACTTCGCCGACGCCGCGTTCGTCCTCCGGGGCACGACCGGCGAGATACGCATCGACGTGGCCGACGGGCCGATGCTCGAAGTCGTCCACGGCGGGGACCGCGAGGCCATCGACGTGAACGGCGAGACGATGCACGCCACCGGGTCCGAAACCGACCGGTTCGGGTCGGCCTTTCAGGACCGGGCGGCGAGCGAAGTTGTCGATGCGCTCGACGAGGGCCGGGAACCGGTCCTCAGCGGACGGCGCGGCCTCAACACGGCCGAGATACTGTTCGCGGGCTACGAGTCTGCCCGACGAACCGGGCGGGTCGACCTCCCCGCAGAAATCGAGGGGCATCCGCTCGAAGAGATGGTCGCGTCGGGGCGGTTGACGCCGGAATCCGTCGAGGAGTAAGCACGGCTGCGCGGTTTTACACGGTGAAAGGGCGAACGCGCCCCGAAGAACGCGCGTTCAGTCGTCCAGCGGCGCGCTGTCCCAGTACTCGTGGTCCGGTTGGGTCCGGAAGCACGCGGTGCGGTGCTCGTTCGTCTCGCCCGTGAGGGCGGGACAGGACTCGCGACACGCCTCTCGCGCCTCCGGACAGCGCGTGTGGAACCGACACCCGCTCGGCGGATTGACCGGGTCGGGGATGTCGATTTTCCGCATCGGCGGTTCGCTCGCGCCCGCCGAGTGGAGCGCGAGGTCCGGCGTCGCCCACCGAAGCACGTTCGTGTACGGATGGCCGGGGTCCTCGATGAGTTGCTCCGCCGGACCGACTTCGACGAGTTCGCCCAGGTACATCACGCCGATGCGACCGTTCCCGTGCTCGGCGAAGTACCGCGCGTTCGAGAGGTCGTGGGAGATGAACACGAACGAGGTGTCGAAGTCGTCCTGCAAGTCGAGCATGAGGTCCATCATCTCGACGCGGAGCGACACGTCCAGCGCGCTGATGGCCTCGTCCGCGAGGATGAGGTCCGGGTTCATCAGCAGGGCGCGCGACAGCGCCACGCGCTGTTGCTCCCCGCCGCTGAGTTGGTGGGGATACCGGTCGGCGAAGTCCGCGGCCGGGTTCATCCCGACGCGTTCGAGCAGCGAGTAGATGCGCTCGCGACGCTCGCTGAGGCCCACGTCCGGGTGAGTGAGTTTGATGGGTTGGGCGAGGATGTCGACGATGCGCTGGTTCGGGTTCAGCGAACTCCCGGGGTCCTGATGGATTATCTGGAGCGACGAGCGAATCTCGTCGAACGGGATGTCCACGTCGCCGCGGCCGTCCTTGGCCGCCCAGATGTCCTGTCCGCGGTAGCGGACGGTGCCGCCGGTGGGTCGCTGGAGTCCGATGCTTGTCTTCCCGAGCGTCGATTTCCCACACCCGCTCTCACCGACGAGGGCGAGCACGTCGTTCTCCTCGATGTCGAGCGAGATACCGTCGACGGCCCTGACGGTGTCCGGTTCCTCGAAGAAGTCGAGCAGTCCTTGGTCCTCCTCGAAGTGGACTTCGACGTCCTCCAGCGAGATGAGCGGTGCGTCGTCCCCTGTCGTCGCGTCGGCGACGTGGTCGGTCTGACTCATTGTTCGTCCTCCGTCGCGACGCCGACCGCGTCGGCGTCGATTGCCTCGAAGTTCAGTTCGATGGTCTCGCGCGCCTGCTCCCAGTGGTGGCAGGCCGTGCTGTGACCCTCGCCCGTCGCGTAGAACTCTGGGTCGACCTCGCGGCACTCGTCGGTCGCCAGCGGACAGCGCGGCGCGTACGAACAGCCAGACGGCACGTTGATCGGCGCGGGGCTCTGTCCCTCGATGGCGCGCATCTCTTCGAGCGGCGCGTCGAGGTTCGGCGTCGAGTTGAGCAGGGCACGCGTGTACGGGTGCCCGGAGTTGCCGATGAGTTGGTCCCGCGGCGCGACTTCGATGAGGTCGAAGGCGTACATCACGGCCATCCGGTCGGCCAGCGCGGCCACCAGCGGCAGGTCGTGCGTGATGAACACCATCGTCAGGTCGTACTTCTCCTGTAGCTCCTGGAGGAGCATCAGGATGGACCGCTGCATCAGCAGGTCCAGCGCCGCCGTCGGTTCGTCCATCACGAGGACGTTCGGTTCGAGGATGAGCGAGAGCGCGATGAGCGCGCGCTGTTGCATCCCACCCGAGAGTTCGTGCGGGTACGAGTCCAGCACGCGGTCGGGGTCGAGATACAGGTCAGAGAGGAGTTCGCGGGCGAACTCCATCCCTTCGGTCACGTTGGCGTCGTGGGCCTTCAGCGTCTCCTCGAAGTGCCCGCCGATTTTCATCGTGGGGTTGAACGAACTCATCGCCCCCTGGAACACCATCGCAACCTCCTCCCAGCGGAACTGTCGGAGTTCCTCGTCGCTGAGTTCCAGCACGTCGATGGTCGTCCCGTCGTCCTTGTGGTAGAGGATTTCGCCGGAGAGGCGGCCGGGGTCGGGAATCGCGTCGAGCATCGCCGACGCGAACATCGACTTGCCGCTGCCGCTCTCGCCGACGACGCCGACCACTTCGCCGCGCTCGACGGCCATGCTCACGTCGTCTAAGACGAACGTCTCGCCGCCGTCGTACGTGACCTTGGCGTTGCGCATCTCGATGATGGGGTCGGTCGCTTCCGTCGGGTCGCCGTGTCGCTGTGTCGTCGTCGCGTCTGGAGTCATCTAGAGCACCTCCGTCACGGTGGCGTCCTCGTCGTCGCTGGCCGTCGATTTGGACTCGCCAGCCATCCGGGTTCGGACCCGGGGGTTGAACACGCGGTCCATCCCCTGTCCGAGGAGGATGAGGCCGAGCGAGAGGCCCATGATGGCGACCATCGGGGCCAACAGCCAGTGGGCCGCGCTCCACGAGAACAGCGCGCCGCCGCTGTACGCGAAGTTCAGCGTCACGCCCCAGTTCTGCGTCGAGTAGGGGAGGACGCCGAGGAAGTACAGGCCGACCGAGGCGAACATGACGTAGCGCGCGGCGAACACGAAGTTGACCGTCACGTACGGCATGAGGTTCGGGATGATGTCCTTCGCGATGATGCGGGGCGTGCTGACGCCCATCGTCCGGGACGCCTCGACGTAGTCGTTCTCGCGTATGGTGAGAACCTGCGAGCGGAGCGACCGGCCGAGACCGGCCCAGTAGCTGATGTTGATGATGACGCCCAGCAGGATGGGGTTCTCGGGGTTCAGCGTCACCGCGAGGATGATGACGAGCGGGAGGCCCGGAATCGCCATCACGAGGTCCGAGAAGGACATCAGCGTCCGGTCGACGCGGCCGCCCTTGTACCCCGCGAGCGTCCCGATGGCGACGGCGATACCCGTCGCCCAGACCGCACCGGCCGTAATCATCAGCAGGATGGCCGGGGTCGAGTGGATGATGAGCGCGGCGAGGTCGACCCCCGAGGCGGTGGTGCCGAGGGGGTACTTCATATTCTCGAACAGCATCAGATAGCGCGGCGCTTGGCTGGTCGACGGTTCGCGCCAGAGGCCCAGCACCGCGACGAGCGCCATCAGCAGGTAGAACCCGATGATGAGGAACCCGATGCGGGTCCGCCAGTCGGCCCACGCGACCAGTAGCGGGGTCCGAATCTGCTCTTCGTACACCTCGCGGAGTCGCTCGCCCGTCGACATGTCGGGTGCCGACGTGCTCTCGCTCCGCCAGTCGACGCCCGTGCTGTCCGTCTCAGTATGCTTCATCTGATTCACCTGCGCTGATTCGCGGATCGATTTTGCTGTAGGTCAGGTCGGCGACGTAGACGCCCAGCACCAGCGCCACGGTGATGACGAGGAACGTCCCCATCATCAGTGGGTAGTCGTTGGCGTTCAGCGCCGAAATCATGTAGTAGCCGAGGCCGGTGTAGGAGAATATCTGCTCTAGGATGACGGTTCCGCCGAGGCGGAAGCCGAGCAGGAGCAGGAACCCCGTGTACATCGGCAGGATGGCGTTCCGGGCGACGTACCGGGTCGCGATACGGCGGTCCGCGAGGCCGCGGAGCCGAGCCACCTGCACGTAGTCGTTCCCGAGCACCTGGATGCTGTTGCCACGCATCGCGAGCGCCTGTCCACCGATGGCACCGATGGTGTACGAGAAGATGGGAAGCACGCTATGTTTCAGCGCGCTGACGATGAACGGGATGCCGAGTTCTCGCTCGACGCCGTTCGCGACAGTCCCCGCCGTCGGGAGCCACCCGAACTGGTAGGCGAAGACGTACAGCGCGATGACGGCGACGACGTAGAACGGGAGCGACATCAGCGAAATCGAGACGCCGGAGACCACCTGGTCGAACCGGCTCCCCTCCCAGTAGGCCTGCAGCGACCCGAGGAAGATGCCGACCGCGAAGACGAGTATCGTCGAGACGAGCACGACGAAAATCGTCCACGGCGCCGCGCTGGCGAGCACCGACACGACAGGCTCACCGAGCGAGATGGACTCCCCGAGGTTCCCCTGAAAGAGCGCGAGCATGTAGTCGATGTACTGCCGCCACAGGGGCGCGTCGGGCTGGATGTTCTGCAGGTTCGCGATTCTCGCGTCGACTTCGTCGGCTGGCACTCCCTGCCGGAGCAGTTGGGCGCGTAACAGCGTGAACGGGCCGCCGGGGAGCAACCGGACCAGACCGAAGGTCAGCGACGCCACGAGGAATATCGTGACGAACACTCTGGCGGTCCGGCGCACGTAGTAGTTGACCATTGCGTACTTCCTCTGGTGGTGTTATTCTTTGGCGCTGAGCTTGCCCTGCTTGGGGAGCCAGTGGGAGGGCCACTTGACGCCGCGGGCCGGGTCGTCTTCGGACGCAACGTCCCACTCGGCGTCGGTGAGCCACGACTGGTCGAGTTTGCCGACCAGGCCCAGCACCGGGAGGTTCTGGTTGTGGTGCCACGCGACGCGCTGGACCGTCTCGGCGACCTGTCCCTGGTCCTGGGTCGTCGCGACGCTCTGAATCTCTTCGAGCGGGTTCAGCGTCATCTGGCCCGAGCCGTCCATCGCGGGGACGGTCTTCTGGCCCTCGGTGAAGTTGTGCCCACCGTTGATGTCGGGAATCTTCATCTGCCAGCGCAGCGGGAAGTACGGGAACGACGAGCGAGCGCCGCCCGGCAGCCAGTACAGCGCGCCCATCTTGAAGTTGGACTCGATGTAGGCGCTGAAGTAGTCGCCGCCCGGCAGGGAGTTGATTTCGAAGTCGAAGCCGAAGGAGTTCAGTTGGTCGACGACGGTGTTGGTCGCCGTCGTCCAGTCGGTCCATCCGGCCGGGGTGATGTAGCTGCCGCCAAGCGTGTTGCCGTTGCTGTCCTGCCACTTGCCGCCGGACTTCGAGTAGCCCGCCTCGCGGAGCAGCGACGCCGCCTTCTCGGACTGGGTGGCGTCCATGCCGTAGCTCTCGAAGTTGCTGTAGGCGTCACCGAGCCACGACTCCTGGTCGGCCGGGGCGATACCGGTGACCTTCGGTGCGGGGTCTTTCGTGCGCGGGCCAGCGTTGTCGGCCACCTGCTGGCGGTTGATGACGTGGGCGACGGCCTGTCGGACCTTCCGCTTCCCGAAGTCCTTATCGCCGTGGTTGAACAGGACACCGTAGCCCCACTTCGCCGGAAGCGGTATCTCCTCGACGCGGTCGGGGAAGTTCGCGACGATTTTCGGCGGGGCGAACAGCGTCGTAACGACGTCGAGTTCGCCGCCCATCAGGCCCTGCTGGAGCGCGGTGTTGTCCTGTCGGCTCAGCAGTTCGAGCGTGCTGAAGTTGATGTTGTCCGCGTTGTAGAACTCGCTGTTGCGCGAGAGCGTCCACGCCTGGTCGTTTTTCCCCTCGTAGCTGAACGGTCCGTTTCCGTGGATGTCTTCTTCCCACTGGAACTGCTGGATGGCCGCCGCGTCCTTATCGAGGAACTCGTTGAAGACGGGCTGGTAGCCGTGAATCCGGAGGTCGCCGTTGGCGAGTGTGTGCTTGATAATCTCCGGGTTCGACGGCCGCTTGAGGTTGATGACGACCGTCTTGTCGTCCTCGCCCTGTTCGACGCTGTCGGCGAAGTCCCACAGAGTCGCGCCGGTCTTTTTCATCAGCTTGAACTGCGTGATGACGTCGCCCGCGGTGACGGGGTCGCCGGTGTCCCACGTCAGGTCGTCGCGCAGGGTCAGGGTGACTGTCTGTCCCTCGATGTTCCAGCTCTCGAGGCCCGCCATCTCGAACTCCTGCGTCGAGAAGTTGTAGGCGGCGAAGCGCTCGAAGAGGTGGTTTCCGGCGATGTAGTCGTAGTTCTGCGTCGCCATCGGATTGAGGTGCATGTTCGCCGGCACGCCCTCGTTCGTGGCACCGGTCAGCGTCGCGTTGAGGACCTGCGACCCGCTCTCGCCGCCGCTGTCGGTCGAGGCGTCGCCGTCCCCCTCGCCGTCGGTGGCTCCGCCGTCGCCGCCGTCGCCGCCGCCACACCCGGCGAGGGCTGCGGCACCGGAGACACCGGTCAGTTTCACGAAGTTCCGTCGGCTAATCAGGTCGCGATAGTCATCAGTAGCTTGTGACATGGCGTACAATGAGACGAGTCCGCTAACCAGTATTAAACATTTTGGTCAATCATCGACATTGTCCCCGATTAGGGCCGGTTTCTCCAATCTGGGCGGGGGTGATACCCCGCTCGGACGCGACTGAGATGCCGGTCTGCGCCGAGGCGCGGACCAGCGAAAGAATTATCATTCGGTATTCGTTACCACAGGCAATGCGCTCTGACGATTCGAGGGGGCTCTCTCGCCGTAGCTTCGTCCGTGCGGCCGTGGCTATCGGCGGGACGAGCGCCCTCTCGGCGTGTCTCGAAAGTGAACAGGAGAAACTCGACGGCGAGCAACGAACGGAGACGGCGACCGATTCGGGGCCGCAGTTCCCGCGCGGGGACGTCGACGCCGTCCCGAACGGCCAGCACCGGTGGGGCGAATATCTCGTCCGCGACGCACACGGGAACACGGTCCCCCCGCAGCAACTCGTCGTGGTCGGCCTCTCCTACGAGGGGTCGGCCCCGCCGACGGCCGACGAACGCGAACAGGTGGAAAACGCGCTGCGAACGCTCGACCGCGCGTTCCAGTGGGGAACCGGCGGCAACGCCGGGGCGGCGTTCCACCGCGGCCTCCTCTACATGCTCGGCTACGCGCCGCGGTACTTCGAGCAGGTCGGGGACGTTCCCGAGGGACTGGCGACGCCGGAGTCCGTTCTCGACGCGGTCGGTGAAGACCCCGCACACGCCGACGGCTACGACGCGGTGCTGGTGCTGACCAGCGACATCGGGTCGGTCGTCCTCTCGGCGGAGGCGGCGCTGTTCGGCGAACTCGACGAGGTCAACGGCCTCCCGGTCGAGGGGACGTTCGAGGGCGTCTTCTCGAAGGCCGGTCGTCACACCGGCTACGTCGGGAAGGGTCTGCCCGCAGACAAACTCGACAACGACGACATCCCCGAGGACGCCCCGCTGTCGATGGGCTTCAAGTCGGGCTTTCGGGACAACCTCCCGAGCGAGGACCGCGTCACCATCGACGACGGTCCCATGGCGGGCGGGACGACCATCGCGTCCTCGACACTCCGTATCGACTTGGACCGGTGGTACGACCAGAGTCACGAGGCGCGAACCGAGGAGATGTTCTGCCCGGCCCACAGTTCCGACGACGTGGGTCCCGTCGGCGAGAAACTCGGCAGTGACAGCGGTATCACCGAGGAGGACGCCGAGCGCGTCGACGCCGACGCCGAGGCGCACGGCCGCGTGGGTCACACGCAGAAGGTGGCCCGCGCCCGCGACGACGACTTCGAGACGCGCATCCTCCGCCGCACCGAGGGCGTCGCCGACACCGTCCACGACGGCGCGGGGTTCCAGTTCAACGCGATTCAGGAGACGATGCAGGACTTCGTGGAGACGCGCAAGGCGATGAACGTCGACGAGTACGACCACGACGTGCCCGCCGAGGAACACGGCATCGTCGACTACTTGGAGACGCTCCGCCGCGGGGCCTATCTCGCACCGCCCCGCGAGAAATGGGCGCTCCCGGTGGTCTGACGATGCGGAGAGGCACACTCGCGGTCGCAGTTGCGGCGCTCCTCGTCCTCGCTGGGTGCTCGGCGGGCGGCGCGTTCGGTCCCAACACGTCGGACCGGGACGCACCCCGTCTCCAGTTCGAGAACGCGACGGCCGCGTCGGGCCTCCAGTACGAGGCGAGCGGAAGCGGCGTGGGAAGCGGCAACTCCGGGGTGTACGCCGCCGACGTGAACAACGACTCGTGGACGGACGTGCTCGCCGTCGGCGGGGCGGGACCGACGCTGTTCGAGAATCGGGAGGGTGAGTTCGCCCGGAGCGACGCGCTCCCGCCGGTGGAGGGCAAGGTCAAGAGCGCGGCGTTCGTCGACGTGGAACGCGACGGCTACCCCGACCTGTTCCTGTTCACCCGGGACGGCGCGGTCCACGCGTTCCACAACGACGACGGGACCTTCGAACGGACCGACTACGGTCTCGGGAACCTCACCTACCCGCTGGGCGCGACGGCCGCCGACTACGACGGCGACGGGGACACCGACCTGTTCGTCTACCAGTCCGGGCCGTGGCGAGACCGCAAGCCAGCGGGCTACTTCAACCTCGAAACGACCATCGACGCGGACAACGGGAACCGGAACTACCTCTACGAGAACGTCGGCGGCGAGTTCCGCCGGGTCGAGAGCGACGACATCGGGGGCAACCACTGGAGCCTCGCGGCCAGTTTCGCCGACCTCACCGGCGACGGCCGCCCGGACATCCACGTCGCCAACGACTACAACAACGACACGCTGTACGTCAACCGCGGCGACGGCACTTTCGAACAGCGCTCGCTCGGCGGGTCGACGGCCCGCAACGGGATGGCCTCCGAAGTCGCGGACGTGACCGGCGACGGCCGTCCCGACGTGTTCGTCTCGAACATTTGGTTCCCCGACCTGCAAGCGAACATGGACCAGGAGCGCTACGACCGCCTGAAACGCTTACTGGAGTTCGTCATCCACTCCAGTCGGACGCAGGGCAACACGCTCCTCGTCAACGGCGGGGATGGAAGCTTCGAGGACCGCGCCGACGACCTCGGCGTTCGCCACGGCGGGTGGGGATGGGCCGCCAGCGCGACCGACTTCGACAACGACGGCGACCGCGACCTCGTCCACACGACCCAACACGTCGTCCGCGTCAACCGGACCGACCCCGTCTACACATACCCGATGGTGTTCCAGTCGAACCGCGCGTCGGGCGAGGACGGATTCGTCCGCGTGAACAAGACCCGTAACGGGATGGAAGAGACCGACGGGCGAGGGCTGGCGACGCTCGACTACGACCACGACGGCGCGCAGGAACTCGTCGTCGCCGTCTACGACGCCCCGTTCGTCGTCTACGACAACGCGGCCGCCGACGGCAACAGCCTCCAGTTCCGCGCCGTCGACGAGCACGGCGCGACGGCGCTCGGCGCCGTCGTTACCGTCACGGCCGGTGACACCGAACAGGTGGTCGCACAGACGGCCAACGTCGACTACCTCTCGCAGGACTCCCGCGTCGAACACGTCGGTCTCGGCGACCACGAGACTGCGACCGTCCACGTCCGGTGGCCCGACGGCACCGAACGGCAGTTCGAGGACGTGTCGGCGAACCAGCGGCTTCGTCTGACCAAGGACGGCGTCGTCGTCACGGCGCGGACCGAGTAGCGGGACTCGGTTTTCACACCATCCAAAATTATAAATAGCCGTGGTAGAATCGTTCTCACCATGCAGTCAAGAGGCGAGCAACCACTGTATAGAGACGACACTGTCTCCACCTCGAAACGCGTCGCTGACCTCCTCGAACGAATGACGCTCGAAGAGAAGGTCGGGCAGTTGGTGGGGACGTGGGCGGGCCACCTCAGCGAGTTCAAGGACATCGACGACGTGGCCGACGAAATCCGCGAGCACAACGTCGGCGCCGTCGCCTCGTTCGGGTGGGGCGGCGCGGTGGACATGCGACTCGACGACATCGTCGAACACGTAAACCGCCTGCAGGAAGTCGCCCTCTCGGAGACCCGCCTCGGGATTCCGCTGTTGTTCAACGTCGACGCCGTCCACGGCCACGCCTACGTCGCGGAGGGCACGGCCTTTCCCAACGGCCTCGGGGCCGCGGCGACGTGGGACGTAGACGGCGTCGAGCGAGCGGCGGGCATCACGGCGACGGAGGTACGCCGAAGCGGCGCCCACCAGAACTACTCGCCGACCTGCGACGTGGCCCGCGACCCCCGGTGGGGCCGCACCTTCGAGACGTTCGGCGAGAGCCCCTACCTCTGTGCGAAACTGGCGGCCGCGAAAGTCCGCGGGTATCAGGGCGACGGCATCGAGGATTCGTCGTCCGTCGTCGCGACGGCGAAGCACTTCCCGGCCTACAGCGAACCCGAACGCGGCGAGGACGCCGCGCCCGTCGAAGTCTCCGACTATCTCCTCCGCAACGTCTTCCTCCCGTCGTTCCTCGACGTTCTCGACGAGGACGTCGAGTCGGTGATGCCCTCCTACAACGCCATCGACGGCGAACCGTCCCACGGGTCGCGGCGCTACCTGACGGACCTGCTCCGCGGGACCCTCGGTTTCGACGGCACCGTCGTCTCCGACTGGAACGGCGTCCGGATGCTCCACGACGACCACAAGATTACCGCCGACCACCGCGAATCGGTGCGACAGACCCGGGAGGCCGGACTCGACATCGCCTCCGTCGACGCTATCGACCACGCCGAGCACCTCGTCTCGCTGGTCGAAGACGGCGAAGTTGCCGAGGCCGTCATCGACGACAGCGTCGAGCGAATCCTCGACCAGAAGTTCCGACTCGGCCTGTTCGAGGACGCCTTCGTCGACCCGAGCGAGGCGCGAGACATCGTCGGTGCGGAGGCCCACCGCGACGCGGCCCTCGACGCGGCCCGCGACTCGATGACGCTCCTCCAGAACGAGGACCTCCTCCCGCTCTCCGACGACGCGGACGTTCTCGTCGCCGGGCCGAACGCGGACGACGTGGTTCACCAACTCGGCGGGTGGAGCGTTCCCGACGCCGAGGGGACCGACGTGGTGACAATTCGCGACGGCGTCGAGGACGCCACCTCGGGCGATGTCGTCTACGAACAGGGCGCGACGATGAACGATCCGGTCGACGTGGACGCGGCCGTCGATACCGCCACAGACGCCGACGTGGCCGTCGTCGCCCTCGGCGAACCGTGGTACCTCCACGAGTTCGGTCCGACGGTCGACACGGGGACGGAACCCGACGAGTTCCCGAACCGCCACACGCTCCACCTCCCGGACGCCCAGCGCGAACTCGTCGAAGCGATTCACGAGACGGGGACGCCCGTCGTCGGCGTGTTGGTCACCGGCCGACCGCTCGTCGTCGACTGGATGGCCGAGAACGTCCCGGCGCTCCTCATGGCGTACTACCCCGGGACGATGGGCGGGCAGGCCGTCGCCGAGACGCTGTTCGGCGAGAACGACCCGAGCGGTCGCCTCCCCATCACCATCCCGAAGTCCGAGGGTCACCTGCAGGCACGGTTCAACCACTTCCCGCACCCGACGCCGATCGGGCAGGAGGAACACCCCTCCTCGTACGACCCGCTGTTCGAGTTCGGCCACGGCCTCAGTTACGCCGAGTTCGAGTACGGCGACGTGGAACTGACCGACTCGACCATCGGCCCGCACGAGACGACGACGGTCAGAGTTCCGGTCGAGAACGTCAGCGACCGAGCGGGCACCGATGTCGTGCAGGTGTACGCTACCGACCACGCGAGTTCGCACGTTACGCCGGTCCGCGAACTCCGTGGCTTCGAGCGCGTCTCGCTCGACGGCGGTGAGACGACGACGGCAGAAATCGAACTCGACGCGGCCGAACTCGGCCGGGTCGACAGCGACGGCGTCCGCCAGACCGAGGCGGGCAGATACTCGGTCCACGTCGGCGACCAGACGGTCGAACTCTCTATCGAGACGACCTACGACTGAACCGGGTTGTCGAACGAAATCGCCTCCAGCGTTATCTTCTGCGCTTCGAGGTCCTCGAACACCGCGCCCCAACCGCCGACGACGACTTCCTCCCCGTCCGCTTCGAGCGTCACCACCGCGTACGTCGAGAGGCGTTCGAGCGACGGGGAATCGTTGCGGTACACGTTCGGGTAGTAGATGTCCGTGACCGTCCCCGTGACCGTCTGGAACTCCCTGCTGTCGACGCCGATGCCCGAGACGGTCACGACGATGTCTGCGCCGTCGTGGAACAGCGAGGTCACGTCGCGGATGAACTCCTTGAGGCTGATGTATGTCTTCGGCGTCTGCTGGTTCGCGGACAGCGGTGCCCACGAGTACCAGAGGCAGGTCTGGAAGTACCAGTGGTTGATAAACGAGAGGATGTCGTCGTGAATGAGGATGCCGTAGTTCTCCCCGGCGCGCGAGTTCGGCGCGAAGTACGTCTGACTCCGGTCGAGGATGGCGATGAACGGCCCGGGTATCTTGACGACGCGCATCTCGAGGTTCGGTTTCGAGAGGTCCCACGCCTCGCTTCGCTCGGCCAAGTCCGGTTCGTAGTAGATGGCGACGTGGACGACCACGTCGCGGTCGGCGGCCGCGTTCAGGTCGGACCGGAGCGCGTCGAACTGGTCGGCCGTCAGCGCCACCTCGACGGCCACGTCCGTCTCCCGAATCTGTGCTCGGGCGCGGTCCAGCACTGTCTCGGCGTGCTTGACGACGCCGACGCGGTGGTCGTTGAGGTCCGGTTCCTCCCACCGGTCTTCGAGTTCCTCGGCGGCGTCGGTGAACAGTTCGCCGCGTTCGCGCAGGTGCGTGAGGATGTCGACGGGGTCCGACGGTTCTGCGTGCAATCGGTCCTGGTCGATGGTCTCCACGAACCCCTTCGACTCCAGCGACCGGAGCGTATCGTACACCTGCGACGTCGGCACGTCCGACTTCTTCGCCACGTCGACGGCTGGCAGCCGTCCGTAGTCCACGAGCGCGAGGTACGCCTCCGCCTCGTAGCTAGTGAGGTCGGCGTTTTCCAGCGCCCGTTTGAGTGTGTCGCGGTCCATACACCAACGCTGGCGTCCAAGCGTATGAATGTTTACTGCACCCAGATGCCCGAT
This window encodes:
- a CDS encoding ABC transporter substrate-binding protein yields the protein MKLTGVSGAAALAGCGGGDGGDGGATDGEGDGDASTDSGGESGSQVLNATLTGATNEGVPANMHLNPMATQNYDYIAGNHLFERFAAYNFSTQEFEMAGLESWNIEGQTVTLTLRDDLTWDTGDPVTAGDVITQFKLMKKTGATLWDFADSVEQGEDDKTVVINLKRPSNPEIIKHTLANGDLRIHGYQPVFNEFLDKDAAAIQQFQWEEDIHGNGPFSYEGKNDQAWTLSRNSEFYNADNINFSTLELLSRQDNTALQQGLMGGELDVVTTLFAPPKIVANFPDRVEEIPLPAKWGYGVLFNHGDKDFGKRKVRQAVAHVINRQQVADNAGPRTKDPAPKVTGIAPADQESWLGDAYSNFESYGMDATQSEKAASLLREAGYSKSGGKWQDSNGNTLGGSYITPAGWTDWTTATNTVVDQLNSFGFDFEINSLPGGDYFSAYIESNFKMGALYWLPGGARSSFPYFPLRWQMKIPDINGGHNFTEGQKTVPAMDGSGQMTLNPLEEIQSVATTQDQGQVAETVQRVAWHHNQNLPVLGLVGKLDQSWLTDAEWDVASEDDPARGVKWPSHWLPKQGKLSAKE
- a CDS encoding DUF7405 family protein, yielding MRSDDSRGLSRRSFVRAAVAIGGTSALSACLESEQEKLDGEQRTETATDSGPQFPRGDVDAVPNGQHRWGEYLVRDAHGNTVPPQQLVVVGLSYEGSAPPTADEREQVENALRTLDRAFQWGTGGNAGAAFHRGLLYMLGYAPRYFEQVGDVPEGLATPESVLDAVGEDPAHADGYDAVLVLTSDIGSVVLSAEAALFGELDEVNGLPVEGTFEGVFSKAGRHTGYVGKGLPADKLDNDDIPEDAPLSMGFKSGFRDNLPSEDRVTIDDGPMAGGTTIASSTLRIDLDRWYDQSHEARTEEMFCPAHSSDDVGPVGEKLGSDSGITEEDAERVDADAEAHGRVGHTQKVARARDDDFETRILRRTEGVADTVHDGAGFQFNAIQETMQDFVETRKAMNVDEYDHDVPAEEHGIVDYLETLRRGAYLAPPREKWALPVV
- a CDS encoding CRTAC1 family protein codes for the protein MRRGTLAVAVAALLVLAGCSAGGAFGPNTSDRDAPRLQFENATAASGLQYEASGSGVGSGNSGVYAADVNNDSWTDVLAVGGAGPTLFENREGEFARSDALPPVEGKVKSAAFVDVERDGYPDLFLFTRDGAVHAFHNDDGTFERTDYGLGNLTYPLGATAADYDGDGDTDLFVYQSGPWRDRKPAGYFNLETTIDADNGNRNYLYENVGGEFRRVESDDIGGNHWSLAASFADLTGDGRPDIHVANDYNNDTLYVNRGDGTFEQRSLGGSTARNGMASEVADVTGDGRPDVFVSNIWFPDLQANMDQERYDRLKRLLEFVIHSSRTQGNTLLVNGGDGSFEDRADDLGVRHGGWGWAASATDFDNDGDRDLVHTTQHVVRVNRTDPVYTYPMVFQSNRASGEDGFVRVNKTRNGMEETDGRGLATLDYDHDGAQELVVAVYDAPFVVYDNAAADGNSLQFRAVDEHGATALGAVVTVTAGDTEQVVAQTANVDYLSQDSRVEHVGLGDHETATVHVRWPDGTERQFEDVSANQRLRLTKDGVVVTARTE